A single genomic interval of Suncus etruscus isolate mSunEtr1 chromosome 10, mSunEtr1.pri.cur, whole genome shotgun sequence harbors:
- the DIPK1C gene encoding divergent protein kinase domain 1C, whose translation MARACRARCGRCGHRALLLCALGAAAGWALVLLLLRAPPGAPSERCTDERSRRILAALCQEYRGGALTGDLCEDLCVAGQLRYRSCLYYERGKKVLQAEWRGRPVVLKAKDGAFPSPAPPDADLLPLLAGEVRRVLGLELAPGGLGPLWALGHSGQGPGQLASLWALLRQEEFLLLSLLQGLSQHALPLLGSCGHFYAVEYLAAGGSQHRALFPLAQALGGRRAQARAVGDMALSFLHMVSHFDRDFSHRLHLCDVKPENFAVRSDWTVVAIDVDMAFFEPKMREILEQNCTADEDCDFFDCFSKCDLRVNRCGAQRANSNLQVICDKIFRRWFPWVLRGAAVSSRLQKQVHQAVLECAAPQGTQASGPTQLQKLQRLLQATLQELREVPQ comes from the exons ATGGCGCGGGCTTGCCGGGCGCGGTGTGGGCGCTGCGGGCACCGCGCACTGCTGCTGTGCGCCTTGGGGGCGGCGGCGGGCTGGGCGCTGGTGCTGCTGTTGCTCCGCGCACCCCCGGGAGCCCCTTCGGAGCGCTGCACGGACGAGAGGAGCCGCCGCATCCTGGCCGCTCTG tgccaggaataccGAGGTGGGGCGCTGACCGGGGACCTGTGCGAGGACTTATGCGTGGCCGGCCAGCTGCGCTACCGCAGCTGCCTGTACTACGAGCGTGGCAAGAAGGTGCTGCAGGCCGAGTGGCGAGGCCggccggtggtgctcaaggccaAGGATGGGGCCTTCCCCAGCCCCGCTCCCCCAGACGCCGACCTCCTGCCGCTGCTGGCCGGTGAGGTGCGACGAGTGCTGGGCCTGGAACTGGCACCGGGCGGCCTGGGTCCTCTGTGGGCTTTGGGGCACAGCGGGCAGGGCCCGGGCCAGCTGGCCAGCTTGTGGGCGCTGCTCCGGCAGGAGGAATTCTTGCTGCTCAGCCTGCTGCAGGGCCTCAGCCAGCACGCGCTGCCGCTGCTTGGCTCCTGCGGCCACTTCTACGCCGTCGAGTACCTGGCTGCTGGTGGCTCCCAGCACCGGGCGCTCTTCCCCCTGGCCCAGGCCCTGGGGGGCCGCCGGGCCCAGGCCCGCGCCGTGGGTGACATGGCCCTCAGCTTCCTGCACATGGTGAGCCACTTCGACCGTGACTTCTCCCACCGCCTGCACCTCTGTGATGTGAAGCCTGAGAACTTTGCCGTCAGGAGTGACTGGACG GTCGTGGCTATCGACGTGGACATGGCCTTCTTTGAGCCCAAGATGAGGGAGATTCTGGAGCAGAACTGCACAGCCGATGAGGACTGTGACTTCTTCGACTGCTTCTCCAAGTGTGATCTGCGCGTCAACAGGTGTGGGGCACAGAGAGCCAATAGCAACCTGCAG gtCATCTGTGACAAGATCTTTCGGCGCTGGTTCCCCTGGGTGCTTCGTGGAGCTGCTGTGTCCTCTCGGCTGCAGAAGCAGGTGCACCAGGCAGTGCTGGAGTGTGCGGCCCCCCAGGGGACCCAGGCCTCAGGGCCCACCCAGCTCCAGAAGCTGCAGCGCCTCCTACAGGCCACTCTGCAGGAACTACGAGAGGTGCCCCAGTGA